TAAAAAGCCTCCGTTCCCTAAATGGACATAGTGGACAGGACTATCCGGGTCCACTTGTGGTGTTTCTTTACCGAGTAATTCAGCATACCATCGAGCTGTTTTCTGCAAATCTTTAACATGTACAAAGGTAGCTCCTACACGATTGATCGGGCTTTTTGTAATTTTCATCTCTTCCCTCCTAAAATCATTCCCAATTGACTGGGGGTTTGTTTCGTTGAAGTGGAATCTCGAGTGTATTTGCAATGGTAGTCAATAGTTCACGACAGAAAAAATAACTTTTATGGCGGACAATTTTTTCATCCGCTACATCTTGAAATTGTACATCATGCAACTGAAGGCCAGGTTCTGTTTCTGCAAGGACAATAATGACTTCTTTTCCCCACAGTTTTTTCCGATACGCCTTCTTCCCCATAATCCCTGCTTGCATCGATCCTTTTTCGACATCGCCTTTCGAGAATTCTTGAAAACCTGGTGAAACCTCCATATGGATGGTATCACTAGTCAAATGGAGCATTTGCTCTACATCACGCCTATTGAATGCATCCAAATACGCATCGACCACTTCCGAGTGTCGTGATGTTTCCTCTGGTGTATCGTGCACTTTTTCGTATACACCGATCGTTTGCAGCTTTTTACGAGCTCGGTATACGATTCCGTAGATTGCCCCTTCTGTCGAGTGGACCATATTCGCAATTTCTGCAGCCTTGAATTGGAATACATCCATCAACAGCAACGTTGTCACTTGTTTCGGTGTAAGATGATAGACAAGCACCTCTAATGCTTCCCGAATGTTGAATGCTTGAGAAGCTTGTTGGTCCGGCTCACTTTTGTCTGATTCATCTTCAACAGCTAGTTTCCGTTTTCTGCATTCATCAATCCAGCGATTTGTTGCGATTCGAAAAAGGTACGCTTTCGCATTGAGCGGTTGCCAGATTTGGGGGAGCATAGCAAAAGCTTTTAACAACGTTTCCTGGAACAGATCTTCTCCTTCCCAGGGGGAACCTGTGACATAGCGGCAATAATTCCATAAGTCCTGCTTGTATGGTTCGATTTCTTCTTCAAATTGCCTATGTAGGGATCTGGTATCCTCCACAATGTTTTTCATCGTATCCGTTAGCATAATTAAATGACCTCCTTTTCCCTCCTCACTTGTATAACGTAATAGGGCGAGAAAACCTTACGTACTTTGCGTAATTTTTTTATTTTATTTTCTCTTTCATCCAAAAAACTTCCTTAGTATTTTGTAGTGTAATGGTGGCGTGAGGACTCCAGAAATTCCCTAATGTATTGTGGGTATGGTCGATGATTTGTTTT
The DNA window shown above is from Alkalihalobacillus sp. TS-13 and carries:
- a CDS encoding RNA polymerase sigma factor produces the protein MLTDTMKNIVEDTRSLHRQFEEEIEPYKQDLWNYCRYVTGSPWEGEDLFQETLLKAFAMLPQIWQPLNAKAYLFRIATNRWIDECRKRKLAVEDESDKSEPDQQASQAFNIREALEVLVYHLTPKQVTTLLLMDVFQFKAAEIANMVHSTEGAIYGIVYRARKKLQTIGVYEKVHDTPEETSRHSEVVDAYLDAFNRRDVEQMLHLTSDTIHMEVSPGFQEFSKGDVEKGSMQAGIMGKKAYRKKLWGKEVIIVLAETEPGLQLHDVQFQDVADEKIVRHKSYFFCRELLTTIANTLEIPLQRNKPPVNWE